In Shimia isoporae, the genomic window GGATGTAGGCTTCTGCTTCGAACTTGGTGTGCGGGGTCACAGAACCCGGCGCGCACAGAACCTGACCACGCTCAACCGCTTCACGGTCAACACCACGCAGCAGCGCGCCGATGTTGTCGCCCGCTTCACCGGAGTCCAGCAGCTTGCGGAACATTTCAACACCGGTACAGGTCGTCTTCTGGGTGTCTTTGATGCCAACGATTTCGATCTCGTCACCAACGTTGATCACACCACGCTCAACACGACCGGTCACAACGGTACCGCGGCCGGAAATCGAGAACACGTCTTCGATCGGCATCAGGAACGGCTGGTCAGTCGCACGCGGCGGCTGCGGGATGTACTCGTCAACAGCAGCCATCAGCTCGGCGATCTTCTCTTTACCGATGTTGTCGTCACGGTCTTCCAGAGCCGCCAGAGCGGAACCGGCGATCACAGGAATGTCGTCGCCAGGGAATTCGTACTCGGACAGAAGCTCGCGGATTTCCATCTCAACGAGTTCCAGAAGCTCTTCGTCGTCAACCTGGTCAACTTTGTTCATGAACACGACCATGGCAGGAATACCAACCTGACGGCCCAGCAGGATGTGCTCGCGGGTCTGCGGCATCGGGCCGTCTGCTGCGTTCACAACCAGGATCGCGCCGTCCATCTGCGCAGCACCGGTGATCATGTTCTTCACATAGTCAGCGTGGCCGGGGCAGTCGACGTG contains:
- the tuf gene encoding elongation factor Tu, coding for MAKEKFERSKPHCNIGTIGHVDHGKTTLTAAITKQFGDFKAYDEIDGAPEEKARGITISTAHVEYETDARHYAHVDCPGHADYVKNMITGAAQMDGAILVVNAADGPMPQTREHILLGRQVGIPAMVVFMNKVDQVDDEELLELVEMEIRELLSEYEFPGDDIPVIAGSALAALEDRDDNIGKEKIAELMAAVDEYIPQPPRATDQPFLMPIEDVFSISGRGTVVTGRVERGVINVGDEIEIVGIKDTQKTTCTGVEMFRKLLDSGEAGDNIGALLRGVDREAVERGQVLCAPGSVTPHTKFEAEAYILTKDEGGRHTPFFANYRPQFYFRTTDVTGTVELPAGTEMVMPGDNLKFNVELIAPIAMEQGLRFAIREGGRTVGSGVVSKIVE